The proteins below are encoded in one region of Avibacterium volantium:
- the malQ gene encoding 4-alpha-glucanotransferase, producing the protein MDISATLQAKAEKLGIAISHYDIDGNLIYANPESLAYFIELLSLQRENPEDIENKSAVQFDDVFVAREGETIVYDIARLNLDSHILQVTLFNEQHQPVTPLSFSNHQLSFPAQPFGYYLLQLSSRERNYHVRLFVSPKTAYQSAIFQQQKAWGLNVQLYSLRSARNWGIGDFADLAYLVEKGVMYGAEFIGINPLHAMYSAVPEWASPYSSASRRYLNWLYLAIDDLPEYKLCKSVQNWLNQAEIQQQLAVLRQSEQVNYTEITQIKFTALEKLYAYFQRSRAAKMQQRQKAFSDFVKQQGKGLLYQGLFECLDCQSSHQAIEQEDQIGWLGWQQYQQLNDKQRDKLIRQHKDQVMFYCWLQWLAQEQLNHLQTLCQAKGMRLGIYGDLAVSSSRGSADVWAEPQLYCVDASVGAPPDPLGPVGQNWNIPPYNPTELKARGFQPFIELLRANMQHFGVLRIDHIMGLFRLWLIPPEKTAADGLYVHYPFAELMAILAIESQRNQCLVVGEDLGTVPDEVRWKLNEFQIFSYFVLYFEQRNLQYPDKHAFPINAFATVGTHDVPSLSSFWHCRDLELFAQLGVLQGDVLKQKYDQRVIDKQALLNSLHRDQYLPNDYWGDALSMAMHQNLMRVIYLYLAESQTKLIGVQLENLLEQEISFNLPGTSLEYPNWRMRLSRSIEEIFSDEKITALLTEINQARLR; encoded by the coding sequence ATTAGGCATAGCCATTTCTCATTATGATATTGATGGCAATTTGATTTATGCCAATCCAGAGAGTTTGGCGTATTTTATTGAGCTGCTTTCCTTACAGCGAGAAAATCCAGAGGACATAGAAAATAAAAGTGCGGTGCAATTTGATGATGTTTTTGTGGCGCGGGAGGGAGAAACCATTGTTTATGATATTGCACGGTTAAATCTCGACAGCCATATTCTTCAAGTTACCTTATTTAATGAACAACATCAGCCTGTAACACCACTTTCCTTTTCTAATCATCAACTTTCTTTTCCTGCGCAGCCTTTTGGCTATTATCTTTTACAGCTTTCCAGCCGCGAAAGAAACTACCACGTTCGCCTTTTCGTTAGCCCGAAAACCGCCTATCAATCTGCGATTTTTCAACAGCAAAAAGCGTGGGGCTTGAATGTTCAGCTTTATAGCTTACGCTCAGCGCGAAATTGGGGAATTGGGGATTTTGCTGATTTGGCTTATTTGGTGGAAAAGGGCGTAATGTATGGGGCGGAATTTATTGGGATTAACCCGTTGCACGCAATGTATTCTGCCGTGCCTGAATGGGCAAGCCCTTATAGTTCAGCATCAAGACGCTATTTGAATTGGCTTTATCTTGCCATTGACGATCTACCTGAATATAAATTGTGTAAATCCGTGCAAAATTGGCTGAATCAAGCAGAGATTCAACAGCAACTTGCGGTGTTACGCCAATCAGAGCAAGTGAATTATACAGAAATTACGCAGATAAAATTCACCGCACTTGAGAAACTTTATGCTTATTTCCAACGTAGCCGTGCGGCAAAAATGCAGCAACGACAAAAAGCCTTTTCGGATTTTGTTAAACAACAGGGCAAAGGCTTGTTATATCAAGGCTTATTTGAATGCTTAGATTGCCAAAGTTCCCATCAAGCTATTGAGCAAGAAGATCAAATTGGTTGGCTGGGTTGGCAACAATATCAACAGCTTAATGATAAACAACGGGATAAATTAATCCGTCAGCATAAAGACCAAGTGATGTTTTATTGCTGGTTACAATGGCTGGCGCAAGAACAGCTCAATCATCTGCAAACCTTATGCCAAGCGAAAGGAATGCGCTTAGGTATTTATGGCGATTTAGCCGTAAGCAGCTCAAGGGGCAGTGCTGATGTATGGGCTGAACCGCAGCTTTATTGCGTTGATGCTTCTGTAGGCGCACCACCTGATCCGCTCGGTCCAGTAGGACAAAATTGGAATATTCCGCCTTACAATCCGACTGAGTTAAAAGCCCGCGGTTTTCAGCCTTTTATTGAATTATTGAGGGCCAATATGCAGCATTTTGGTGTGCTGCGCATTGATCACATTATGGGACTGTTCCGCTTATGGCTTATTCCCCCTGAAAAAACCGCCGCAGATGGGCTTTATGTGCATTATCCTTTCGCTGAATTAATGGCAATTTTAGCCATTGAAAGCCAGCGTAATCAATGCCTTGTGGTGGGCGAGGATTTAGGCACAGTGCCAGATGAAGTGCGGTGGAAATTAAACGAATTTCAGATTTTTTCCTATTTTGTGCTGTATTTTGAACAACGTAATTTGCAATATCCTGATAAGCACGCTTTCCCAATTAACGCCTTTGCTACTGTTGGCACGCACGATGTTCCGTCTTTAAGTAGCTTTTGGCATTGTCGTGATCTGGAACTTTTCGCCCAACTTGGCGTGTTACAAGGGGACGTGTTGAAACAGAAATATGATCAGCGTGTCATTGATAAACAGGCCTTACTCAATAGTCTGCACCGTGATCAATATTTGCCTAATGATTACTGGGGCGATGCACTCAGTATGGCAATGCACCAAAACTTAATGCGGGTGATTTATCTTTATTTGGCGGAGAGCCAAACCAAGCTCATTGGCGTACAGTTAGAAAATTTACTGGAACAAGAAATTTCCTTCAATTTACCAGGGACGTCATTGGAATATCCAAATTGGCGAATGAGATTATCTCGTTCCATTGAAGAAATCTTTTCTGACGAAAAAATCACCGCACTTTTAACCGAAATTAACCAAGCGCGTCTGCGATAA